tagagggggactccgaggccTGTGGAGgcgggcagatgtaccttgaagtctttgGAGCAGCAGCAATACGCAACTAATAGTAGGGATGGTAGGAGGTActtggatttgcacatgaaagcatgtgcagaagagtagcatgagtacaccataatgctacccagtaagtaccaagcctaacctcgatcgagtgctgacgaggtcaggtcagggcccaCTGGTGTATATAAAATAATTAAGATAAAGAAATGTTGTAATGTAATAAAAGGCTGGAATTTAACATAAAGGAAATCCACAAAGAAGTAACAGTACAACACACAAGGATAAATAgtgggggatctcccgagataccgtttCATAGTCCCAAAACTAAATGTACAGGGAgaactcccgaggtaccgcctcgtagtctcaaaagtaaatgtgTAAGGGGATCTCCCATGATACcttcccatagtcccaaagtaaatatgtagggggatctcccgggatatcgtcttgtagtacaaaagtaaATACGCAGCTCAAAACAATGGAAATAACAGTTAAAACACGAAATACTACAGattagactaagtacaagtcaaggaaAAAGGCAGGGAATCCACTAAGCATGTTGTGCAAAGTTCAGATAAGCATTTAAGACACATAAACATGTTATTCTAGGCTAAACAGGACAACTACATATGCTAGTATAACTCAATTATGGTGGATCAGATTATTATTCAGTAAAAGTCAGAATTTACAACaaaatagcccgtgtacgcactcgtcacctcacatacacagTGCTCACATATCACAAAagtatcaaatcctaaggggagttcccccacacaaggttaggcaagccacttacctcgaaccaaactTAATCAATCGGTAACAATGCCTTTTCCACGAATATATGCCTCTGAATGGCCCAAATCAAGCTAAAATTaattacatactataaatataactataagaaactaatctaattaatgaaatcaaagcttacgcaagaaattagaaaatcaccccaaaaagtcaacccgggtccatgtctcggaatcgggtaaaagttataaaatatgaacacccattcactcacgagtacactcataccaaaattatccaaatccggtgtcaaaattccaatcaaaacccaaaatattagttgaagaacttctcccatttttcccaaatttttcaccccaaatccgaaattaaatgatggaaTTAATGATAaattagtgggatataaccaaaatcatatgtagaatcattacccaatcgatatctctaaaaatccctcaaaatctcgtccAAATTCGAGTTCTCTatctcaagttttgataaaaatggccaaacccttgattttgaaatgttatagactgcccaggtatttccttcttcgcgaatgcggtcacaCCCTCGTGTTCGCGTTGAACAATTAAACACTAACCAAAAATCTCTCTTTCGCGAACATGAGTGGATCTCGCGAACGCGTACCTTCCACTTCCTGCTGCTTTGCGAATGCAATCTccactacgcgaacgcgtagaacaagGCCTTGGGGACCCAGTGGACCAACTTCTTTTACGCGAAAGGGGGACCCTCGTCACGAACGCGTAGACTTATAACCTCAGAGCTTCGAGAATGCGAGATCAACATCACGAACGCGAAGCATAAAATTCCACCTGCCTCGAgttcctcttcgcgaatgcgggacttttctcgcgaacgcaaagaaggaaactagaactgGAGAACATCAGAAATCTGCAATTTTTTCCTAATTCCAAaatgatctgttaaccacccaaaatcaacctgaggccccCGGAACTTCAACCAAGCATACCTCAAGTCCTAAAACACTTTACGAACTCAGCTGAGCCCTtaaaatacatcaaacaacatacaaacatgaatcaccctccaatccaaacttaatgaacttgaaacttcaaaatttctacaactgatgccgaaacctatcaaaccacgtctaaTTGACctcaattttgcacacaagtcatactTAACACtaaggacctactccaacttccagaatcggaatctgaccccgatatcaaaaagtccacttccggtcaaacttcccaaatattcgactttcgccatttcaagcctaaatctgctACAGACATCGAATTCACAATCCGgacgtgctcctaagtccaaaataacccaaGAGACCTAACAAAACCCacgaaattccattccggagtcgtcttcacaTAGTTCGAACTACAGTCGAAATCCTAAGACTTAAGCTTTCAttttagggactatgtgtcccaaatCACTCTGAAACCACAACAACAACCTCCCGGAAAGTAACATAAGCAGAAAAAGTTACAGGGAAAAcagtaaataggggatcgggCTAATACACTCAAAATGACCGGCTGGATCGTTATATATGTGCTAGTaatttttgaagaactcctcgagttaaatctcattgagcttctgGAGATGAAGCGGCCAAATGAAGCTAGTAAAACGAATGACCCAAATTATTGCAAATACCAACGGCTTGTGAGCCACCATCTaaagaagtgctttgtcttcgaGGATAAAGTTATGGACTTGGCTCGTGAAAAGAAGATTGTGCTTGAAGATGAGATAGAAAGcacaaaccaagtctctatcgcctttggctcattcagtccgGATGAATTATGcggttttaaagaaagtaaagatgaagaattactagAGAACAACAAAGCTGAAGTCGATCAACCtaatgatgatgaaggttggatgttggtgactcgtcgtaggcaCCACAGAAGGAGCCCatgaaaagaatcaatagaacaaccaacaaggaaaatgATTGTAAAAAGACCAAGGAAACATAatccagttaggcatttgaagaaagcaaaagtggaggtgcaccaccctcaaaagccacgacatccagtgaccttggaggattTCTTGCCATGTTGGTTCCGCATGAAGATTTCACATAATGGTATTCAGGCCTCTTGTTACAatgctgacaaaggggaagaaaagagtgatgacctaccattGGCACCATCTTTAGAAAATCTCATTGAGTCTATTCCACAAGAAGTTACCGTGTGCAAGGAAAAAGTCAAATGGCGATCTTCTACTAGGTGACACTCTTCATAACCGCCTATTGTACCTGGTTGGTTATATAtgtgatgaaagggtaaatcaaattttggttgatagaggatcctcagtgaacatcTTGCCAATTcgcactgtgaaagaacttggtattcccatgaacgaactcttggaaagtcgtgtgatgatccaaggatttaACCAAGGGGGGAAAGAGCCATAGTTGCGATCGGATTAGGAATCACCATTAAAGATTTTAAATCAAGTGCATGGTTTCATGTGATCgatgcaaagacttcatacaacgtcttgctaggaaggccttggatacatgtgaAGAAAGTgattccatctacctaccatcaatgtttgaaATACTACGAGGGTAAAGTCGAGAAGAAGATAGTTGCCGATGACGAGTAATTCATCGAGGCTAAGTCACACTTtaccgatgcaaagttctacctGAAGAACCGAATTGTAAAGGAGCTAAAAGTTGATGATGTCATAAATGACAAGAATGATGAGTCCACGACTAAGAGAGCTGAGGTGGTTTCCCGAAGATGCTTGGTAAATAATGATTTTAAGGTTGAAAAAACTTCTTCTATACCGGGTTGGTGCGAAAACTTCTCAAGATAGTTCTCTCCAGATTGATTGCGACTGGGCCAACAAAATTGTAGTGGCCCCCGACCCCAAGGAGGCCATTACCACCCATGTCAAGGCATActtgagtgtttacacttatcctttCACATTGGCTCTGATGGACCTGGTCATCATATCTTTCTACAAGAGGTATAAAGTTTGCCTCGGTCAGATCCATCCTTCAATGTGGAGAATCATGAAACTCCTCCGATTCTTCCTAAGCAAAATTAATGATTGCCGATTCACCATAGATCATCTACTTTGTCTGTACAGTCCCCAACTATTCCGAGGGGAACTGATAAAGCTTGTATGTCAGGCCAACAAGGCCCCGTTATATAGTATCGATGAGAACTAGGATCGAGGCTGGCAAGGCTATTTTGTCTGAATGAGGACTTCGGACCTAATTCTAGCGGAATGCATGCATTGCCTATGAAGTGGAATACAATATGTAAGTGGAACTTCCCTTCGAATGTTGATTTTTATGTTTACTTCCCCTTTTCTTATTGGTTTTTGTGATGGTGCAACTGTTGCTCGGGTTCCAAATGTTGTTCCTCAACTCGAGAGGTGGGTCAAGGATATCGTTTCTCAAATGTCCTACTCTGAGTGCTCGTGGCGCAAACTCTCGATGGGTCGTTGAAAGCCCTGTTCCCATGGTAAGATCCCCTTTCCGATCAGGTCGTGTTAGGCCTCTCCTTTTACTTTCCTTATTCCCTTTACTTTCTATCTCAGGTTTGCCTAAGGATGTCGAGCTTAGGCCTCCAGTTGGCGACGAGGACTTGCCTGTTGAGTCTCCTGCTCTTGGGTAGGCTAGAGAAAATAAAAGGAGGAGGGTTTCGAGCTTCCCAAGCTTAGAGAAAAAGAAATCAAGGAGGAGGCTGGTCTGCAAGACAAAGGAAACCTCCAACTCCTGAGTGCTTGAATCGAACTTACTATACTAGCTCGGGGATGAGTCCGGTTGTTGCTAAGGAGGTACACCCCAACCCAAATAAGTTTTATAAAGGAAACATTGTGTTTCACGGGAAGAAAGTAACTTCCGCACTTCAATACATACCTAGAAAGAAGAAAGATGAAGGTGAATCATCTAATATCCAAACAAACATGCTAAAAGGACTAACTCTTCCGATCAAACGGATTGAGGCGAAGTTGTCCTCGAAGCTACTTAGAAATTCACCACAAGATATATCACTTCCTACAAAGTGTATGGATAAAGGTTTTGATCTTAATGCTTACAAGTTATTTTCAAAGGCTAGATATAATCCCAATGAGCcatcaaagttagggaagctcccatcagaagctgCTACGAGGCAACAATGTGAAGGTTTGGGATATAAACAACCCAAACCAGTGTGCATCTCCATAAGATGGGCAAGCAATAATTGTATCACTGTAGAAGATGAATCTACCGCTTCAACAGGCCTTCTGTatttgatcgacttggaaaatcaaTTGTGAGGACTTCCATATTTGAGAGATTGGGGCCATTAAATAAGGGGAACAAGGTCCAGAAAAATTATCAAAGCATAAGAACACCCTCTTCGCCCAGAATCTagaagatctctaaggattttcaaagtttggttccttccaaAATGAGGCTACAAACAAAACTTGTAGTTACATGTAAAAAAatactgaaggtaaagccatatactgtggtctacactaaggaacgtgatgaagatgaagaaagtgtgggttcttcgtatcatgttatTGCACTAGGCGAGAATGGTGTTTCATCTCTAATGGAGGATGATGAGAAATTGGAGGATGTTTCTttgtgttatcacatatccttcaactatgaggaccctcaagaagatgaagatgtgaaagatactccacctgaacttgaagaaggggTGAAGATAACACTTGATGCCTTAAAATAAGTTAACCTTGGCACTGATGAAGAACTGAGGCCTACTTATCTAAGTGCTTTACTAGCAGCTGATGAAGAAAGAACTTATATGGAGTTACTCAAGGAGTTTAAGGATGTatttgcttggagttacaaagggATACCTGGCTTGGACCctaaagtagcagtccatcaccttgcagtcaagAATGGCGATCGTCCTGTTAAGCAAGCTAAAGGTGCTTTAGGCCGaacttggttcccttgattgaaagtgaagttaacaaactcattgaagctggatttatttgtgaagttaaatacccaatatGGGTCTCAAGTATTTTCCCTATAAGAAAGAAGAATGGCCAGATTCGGGTGTGCGTTGACTTTAGGGATCTCAACAATGCGTGTCCCAAAGATGAATTTCCGCTTCCTATTCCAGGGCTGATGATTGATGCTACTACTGGGTATAAGGCAATGTCATTTATGGATGGTTCATCGGGCAATAACCAAATTTACATggcgccaaaagatgaagagcttactgcattcTGTACgcccaagggtatttattgctacaaggtagtaccttttggcttgaagaatgttggtgctacttaccaaaggtcTATGTAGAGTATTTTTGATGACCTTCTCCAAAATAATGTTGAATGttatgttgacgacttggtggtaaAATAGAGAAAGAGGAGCGACCACTTGAAAGACTTGAGGATGGTGTTTGaattgctccggaggtaccaacttaggatgaatccattgaaatgtgcctttggagttacttctagaaagttccttggtttcattttccgacatcgagggatcgaaattgatcaagaAAAAATGGATGCCATTTTGAAGATGCCTAAGCCTAATGATATTCATGATTTGACAAGTCTACAATGAAAGCTATCATACCTTAGGAGATTCATCTCAAACCTAGCTAGGACGTGCCAACCATTCAGTCGCCTCATGAAGAAAGGCATTCCTTTCAAGTGGGACCAAGCTTGTAGCAATTCCTTTGAAAGTATCAAAACTTACTTGACGAAGCCTCCAGATTTGGCAGCCCCTATATTtggaaagccattgatactaCATATTTCAACACACGAAAGGTCTGTTGGAGTGcagttggcccaagaaaatagtgaagggaaagaaaactccttttactacttgagcaggatgatgacatcAAATGAGCTGAATTATTCGCCAATCAAAAATTaatgtttggcgctagtcttctcaatctaaaagttgaagcactaattTCAAGCTCATGTCGTTCATTTGGTTTCTagagcaaatcccatcaagttcgtgatgtcaaaacctgcCTTTAGTGATCGATTAGCAAGGTGTTACCTCCAGTTTCAACAATTTTAAATTGTatacatccctcaaaaggctatAAAAGGACAAGCTTTAGcggacttcttggcagatcacccTATACTTGATGATTGGGATCTAACTGgtgaactacctgatgaggacgcaatggtaattgaagttcaacctccatggaagatgtactttgatagTGCTACGCATTGCGGAGGAGCTGGTTCTAGTGTAGTATTTGTCACTTATCAAGGTAAAGTTATGCCCTACTCTTTTACATTGACGCAACTCTGCTCTAACAACTTTGCTGAGTATCAAGCactaatacttgggcttgaaattgTTGTCGAAATGAAGcggttgcaattgcaagtctttggtgactctaAGTTGGTGATCAACCAGCTtttaggtagttacgaggtcaagaaatctgaactacgcccatatcatgacTATGCTAAAAATTTAATGGGGTGGGTCAGTGACGTGACTATTCAACATAtgctaaggaaagaaaacaagaaggctGATGCTTTAGCTACCCTAAATTCATCATTAACCCTGCCTGATCAAGCACAAGTTACTGTCTATCAAAAATAGGTAGTACCGCGCCCAAATGAGGttgaaggtgaagaaaatgaactcaagcatATTGTCGCTGTTTTTGAAGCTGAGAAAGAAGAATGGTGACAACCCGTTATCGACTACCTAAGCTATAGGACACTTCCAGAAAATCCGAGGAGAAGGACTGAAATTCGCCGCCatgcacctcgcttcctttactataaAGATACTCTATACATAAGGTCATTCGAGAGAGTACTCTTGCATTGCTTAGGGGAATAAGAAGCACTCCAAGCTCTGCAAAaggcacattctggggtatgtgggtcacaccagtctggacAAAAGCTCCACTTTCATATAAAAAAAGGATGGAATATTAgtggccaacgatggtaaaagattgcttggactatgctcgaagatgcaaggcttgtcagtTCTATGCACATTATTCATCAACCCCCTGAAATGCTACATCCAACTATTGCATCAtggccatttgacgcttggggattggatgttgttggaacACTGCCAAAATCCTCTGGTGGGAACTTATACATCTTGGCTggaactgactacttctcaaaatgggttgaagctgctgctcttaaggaagtaaagaaggaaaatgttacAAGTTTCATCTAAGTAAACATAATCTATTGCTTTGGCATTCCTCactacataataacggataatggcaAGCCATTCAacaataggttgatgaacaagatttgtgatctctttggtttcaagcaacgtaactcttctaTGTACAATGGTCTAGCTaaggcattcaacaagactctatgcaaccTGCTAAAGAAAGTCATCTCCAAGTCCAAACGAGATTGGcatgaccgtatggaagaagctctatgggcatataggcCAACACAAGTGACCCCTTATGCACTCGTTTATGGAGTCAAAGCCGTCTTACCACtcgagcgtcaaataccttcattacgattagctattcaagaagggataactgatgaagaaaatgctcgacttcaaTTATCAgagttggaggctcttgatgataagaggttggaagctcaacagagtcttgaatgttatcaagcttgATTGTCccgcgccttcaataaaagagttcgcccgagatcctttcaagaAGGAGATCAAGTCCTTATCGTACGAAGACTCGTTATTACTTTCTATAAACCtctagggaagttcacttcaaatgGGATGGGTCATATGTCATGAAAGAAGCTTACTCAAGCAGGGCTTACAAGCTGGTTAATGCAGGTGGCATGAGAATCGGCCGTATCAATGGCAAGTTTTTtaagaagtattatccttgaagttgaAACTCTCCTTGACGCATAAGCCTAAACTGTATGTTCCTACACTTCTGGCTcgcatgagtctaaactgtgtACAGTCTAAAAAAGTctgctaggttgaaaacctcgaaagagatggcctaggcaaaagttaggacataaaaaataaaaaaaacacccATTCTAAACTACGGTATGGCTTTATCCTCTTCATCAAGGTACGTAGGCAGcatagagtttcattctaagttcagtcgcataagttcaaaagatacataatcCCCAAATAGTTGTCTGAATGAAGTACTATGGAATGTAATCCATTAAATCAGCACTTGAAAATTGAGCTGAGATACCATTCTTCTTTTAAACTTTGGACCTCATTTGATATAAAGTGGGCAAGCTACTATGGTAACTTGGTGTCTTCAATGAAATGTCTAATATCTTTTAGGAGGCTTCCAAGCATTTATATTGAAGTTTGGGTATTCTCTATGCCTTCATGttcgccaaaccttcaagttttTTTGGTCTTCAAATCCGCTATCTACCCTAAAAAGAAAAGGGGCAGGGGGGGAGAGAAAGAAAGGCATCAGAAGGGAACACAAGTATAAGAAGGAATATTACCAGGCACGATAtttcaaattcagtgagacttGAACCCAAGATATTTGGCGAGAATGAATCTCTTGAATTTCAATTTCTGGAAATTAAAAAGGTATTGCGATCTCGAGGCTTCCACA
This sequence is a window from Nicotiana sylvestris chromosome 3, ASM39365v2, whole genome shotgun sequence. Protein-coding genes within it:
- the LOC138887072 gene encoding uncharacterized protein: MNKICDLFGFKQRNSSMYNGLAKAFNKTLCNLLKKVISKSKRDWHDRMEEALWAYRPTQVTPYALVYGVKAVLPLERQIPSLRLAIQEGITDEENARLQLSELEALDDKRLEAQQSLECYQA